From the genome of Oryza glaberrima chromosome 1, OglaRS2, whole genome shotgun sequence:
AGCAACCGTGATCAATCCAAATATCTCGCTTGCAACTTCACCTTCTGGAGGCGGGAGTCTGGTGTCCAACAAATCCTTCATCGGTGTGCTTTTCTTGCTAGGGCATGAGATCGACGAAACAAAGTCTCCAGGGTGAGATCCCATCAACAGCTCAAGAACTACCACCCCGAAGCTATAAATGTCACATTTCTCTGTCACCTTCGTAGTGTATGCCAGCTCTGAAGTATCAGGAGTTTAGTCAGATTAAAATGTACtaaatattaatctatgttaatATTGTGGTAACTTCTTCATGCATATTAAGTATAGCGTAGAGCATATTTTTTAGTAATATAATGCAGCTTCATGCAACAAGAAAAATACATAagataagaaaaataataatcaaaacagTAGGTTCAACATAATAAATTTTGTTTACCTGGTGCAAGATATCCTTTTGTACCAGCGAGCCTTGTGTGTCCTGATCCATCAGCATCCAGTATTTTAGCTATCCCAAAGTCTGATAAACAAGCTCTGAACTCCAGATCTAGCAGAATGTTTTTGGTTGTTACATCTCGATGGACTATAGGATCTGAACAGTCGTGATGCAAGTAAGATAGGGCATGAGCAACATCCTGAGCAATACATAACCTGCGCTTCCAATCCAACTCGCTTGCACTTCTGTAGGACTTGAGAGCTGTCAACAAGTTTCCTCCTTTCATATACTCGTAGACAATAAACTTATCTCGTGCTGTACAGCAGTAGCCAAAGACTTTTACAATGTTCTTGTGGCGTATTTGCATTGTGGCCTCTATTTCACGATAGAACATTTGCTCGTTTATCAAACGGCCATTCTCTGTTGCATTTATCTTCTTGACTGCAAAATTTTTACCATTTGATAATTTAGCTACATAGACAGACACATAACCACCTGCTCCAATGCAATATTTTTCACTAAAGTTCTCCGTCGCTTCAATAATTTGCTCGTATGCATTTCCACCATCAAAGTTTAAGACAGAGAACATGTTTTCCTGCTGCAAATCTCCTGCGTCGTGTATCTTGTACTTCTTTCTTCTGCATATTCTGCACAGGCTTATAACTAGAACTGCAAGAACAACAAACAGAGTAagataaatttcagaaaactataaGTTCTAATGCAAAAGGCAATCAGTGAACCACACATTCATAAGAAACAGTTTCACAAACCCACAGTTTTAGTTGTTAAGAAAACCACACATTTGCACAACAAATTATGAGGGAACACATATGCAACATGATGAAGATATGAAGTATATCATATATGAAGTCATCCACACCTGCAGCAGCCAAGACAAAGAGTAACACAATGAGCCATGGCAAATACATGTTGGGGATTGTGAGACTGAATCGAGAAGACACGGAAACTTGAAGGATGAGTTTTGTGGTAGGTTGCGAGGAGGAGAGCCAAAGAGAATGAGATATATGCATGTAAGGGACTTCTGACCAAAGAACGAACAGCGACACAGTCACTGGATGCTTTGGTATTTGATTCCTGTAACGTGTGAGCAGTTTCTGGATCTTGTATGCGTAGCTAGCACCCTAATACTAGTCCTGGGTTTAGCATGTATAACTATCAATTAACTAGACTAAAGTACAACAAGATGGGTTAAACAATTATAGAGTATGTAGTTGGTTTTCCTACTGGAAATTGTATGGTGATATTTGGTTGATGAGCAAGCTGGCAATCTAGTGTCAACTGTCAACGTGCCGTGAAACTATGATAGTTATATTTGGACTCTTGACTTTGAGCGTGTTTGGTTAAAAGCCTCTGACCGAGGAATTAAAAATGAGCTAAACAAACAGAAGAAGTCCCTCCAAAGTTCATTAAAAAATTGAGGAAACCTTCCTAAGTCCATGTGCACAAAATATGCAATAAACTTATTATTATCGCCCGGGTTTCTGCTTAGTTCCTCTGACCGAGGAATTAAAATTGAGCTAAACAAACTGAAGAAGTCCCTCCAaagttcattaaaaaaattgaggaaACCTTCCTAAGTCCATGTGCAGAAAATATGCAATAAACTTATTACTATCGCCCGGGTTTCTGCTTAGTTCCGTATGCTTCAATCTAAGCTAGGATACGGATCATGTGTTGGTTGCCTTGAGGAACTAACAAAGAATCGGTCATCTCACTTGCAGCACATTACTCAAAGGTCAACAACGCTACAAACACACTAAACGTATGCATACCATTTCTTCATCATTTGGTGTGTGCGGGATGGCGGTTCTCATTTTCTCAAGTGATAGAATCCAATACCCAAAAACATTGCTAAGAACTCCAAAGTAAATGATTTGAGATCTAGGAAGCAGAGAATTCCTGTAaagaaaacggaaaaaaagCAAATTGTACATGTACACGAGAAACTAAAAGCTGGCTCCATGGAAGCATTTCATCGAGCAACTTGCATGCAGCGAGTTGAGCTCTTCTCACCTGCTTGCCGCGGCGTGGTTGCCGCCGGGAAAAAGCGGAGATCTGCGTGGGTTTGGAGAAAGATGCGACGCGCTGCAGCTGCTGCGCACGGGCGGCAACGGGAGGAGCGAGGAGGCACCGGacgcggcagcgccgccgcctccgcagccTCGATGACTCCATTTTCCCTGGCGGCGccgcaccgacgacgacgagaggaaGGGGTCAAGGGAAAAGCGGCGGAGTGAGTGAGTGACAGTGTAGCCACCTTGTTGGGCCACGTCGCAGGCCGTTTCGGGGCCATCAGCAATGCAGAAGCCCAATACAGGACCAGTTCGGCCCAGCCCGGCCTGCgcatgagcggcggcggctacagCGATTGGAATCCCCTTCCCGATTGGAATCGGGCGGAgagacgggagagagaggagaggagtcgAACTAGGGTTAGTGAGGTGAAGGGGGGCGATTTTGCTCATCGCCCTCCGCCTAGATCGAATCCGaatcccgcctcctcctcctcctcctcctcctccccccgtgCCGATCTTGCCCCGCTCCCTCGCCGCAGCTGCGCGGGCTTGCCCTAGCCCGCCGCATCGCCGACGTACTACGCCCGCTCGGCTCCAGGCTCCAGATCCGGCCTCCAGGGCGTGCCCGCTGCTGGACGGCGCTCTCCCGCGTCCGTGgctacctcctcctccgggTTTGCGTTGCCGTCGCCGAAGCGATCCGTtggtatctctctctctctctctctctctctctctctatctatctctgCTTGGTTAGTTCTTTGTTTTGCAAAAGCGATTCGTTTGGAATCTCCATCTGCTTGGTCAGTTATTGTTCGGAATGGTGTCTTTGTCGGTAATTGGTACCTTAAAAAAGAGAGTGGTGTGGTTGCTTTGGATTGGAAAAACCAAGGAGAGTTCTTTACACTATACGGTGAGAGGCGAATTACCGAGCAGGGATAATTCGGATTGTGCTGCTTTGAATTGGAATGCCGAAGAGGCTCTATGTGCTATAACAGTACGGCTCAAATTTCTGAGCAGGGAGAATTCAGCTATTTAGGTTCTGTGTCATGTACTTTTGCTTGTTAGTGTGTGGGGGCGGAACCTCACACATTTCTTTGTAGTGTATAAACCTAAGAACTTAGAAAGTTCGAGCTTTGGTGAAGTCCTTCATGTTAATACATGTCGAATGTGAGGATGGGGGCGTCTGGGGGATACTATgctcaaatctgaaaaatgtGTTATATACACTATCGCATGAGACCAATGAACCACACAGATAGTAGACATCTGTACAAAAGGGTACACTTTCATTACAGAAGATCATGTGTACAACATGTCTACATAAAACTAGCCTCAAAAGATCCTCCAAAGTGAGGGTCTCAAGCAAAATTGCCCCCATCTCCTTTTAAGGACTAAATATGATGCATTGCCTAAAAGCCCCCAATTTGGATGTAAGGTTTATTGACGATTAAAAGTATGAGTTCTAATAAGTAGCTGTTAGTTAAGTTATGCTTTTACTTTTGACCAAAGTTTGATGATCTGGATTCGGATGAAAAGTCTCCAGCTTTAGTATATTTCTTTGCAGTACTTCTGTATACCCAACTGTCAAGATATTCATTTCTCAAAACTTGGGAAGATATAGTGTTTCATAGGGTCATCGATATACGAATTGAGCGCAACAAAGCTAATATGAGCTTGTTTTATTTCTTATCAAATTGTTTGGTGTAACCAAGTGCTCAGCAGTTTGGCATCATGGGTACCTGAAGATCCAACTATGTTTTGGCCCTTCTAATTCATAGGAGTTAGGACTAACcatcaacatttttttatttagtagATTTGCAGGGATATATGTTTCTAATGTGCAATTTTCTACTAGTACCTAGGTTATGTGTCCTGCTAAAATGATTGTTGTTGCAGGTGGATTGTGTGTAGCTCTGTAACAAAGGATCTTGGTCCATAGGAGTGAACCAGAAGGTACAAAACTTCTTGGCTATTATGACATCGGTGGGTCTAGTAGATTCTTCATCAGGTTTCCCGGAAACGAGTACTAGTGGAGCCACTGATCGTCTGACAGATGATATCAGCGAGATGAGCATAAGAGATAAGGTAATTTTATTCTGGAAATCAATCACAATATTACTCAATTCTTATGATGATACCATCCTCTTTGACTCTTATTGACATATGTACCAGGAAGTTGAAGCTGTAGTGGTCAGTGGCAATAGTATGGACATAGGTCACACTATTGTGACAACTGTTGGTGGAAGAAATGGGCAGCCAAAGCAGGTACTGACATAGCATTGTTCTATGGTGATCACTACTATGTTTGTACTGTAGTACTTCATGTTGCAATAGATAGAATTTATGTGGCAAACACTACcacattattaaaaaattgcCGTTATGTGCCATTATTTGTCTATTTCTAAAAACTTATAGTACTGGATTTTTATTGGATTGCAGACAATTAGTTACATCGCAGAGCGTGCTGTTGGGCGTGGTTCATTTGGAGTTGTCTTCCAGGTGGGCCATTGGTATATGCCATTCTGTCATTACCTTTCTGTTTAGAGATTACTAATTAAATTATCTTTGACAGGCTAAGTGTCTAGAAACTGGTGAGAGAGTTGCTGTAAAGAAAGTTCTTCAAGATGCGAGATACAAGAACCGGGAGCTGCAAACGATGCAAGTTCTCGATCACCCAAATGTTGCATGCTTGAAGCATTACTTTTGCTCGACTACTGCGAAGGAGGAGCTATACCTCAACTTGGTTCTTGAATATGTGCCAGAAACTGTTCATCGTGTTATTAGACATTACAATAAGATGAGCCAACGCATGCCATTGATTTATGTTAAACTTTATATGTACCAGGTAAGGTTGCAGGCGCCTTACAACACAACTATAGCTATGCACTATTAGTTTTGATaatgattttaactgaaaacTGTTCATTGTCATTTCTGTTCTTTCAGATTTGTAGAGCTTTGGCATACATTCATAACTGTGTGGGAGTATGCCACAGAGATATAAAGCCACAGAATATATTGGTATGTACTGTGGTTAACTGGTTATCATTTGTCTGAGTAGTGCATACTAGCAACATTATTTTCCGTATATGATAATTTCAGCTTAATGAGGTCTGACAAGATATTCCTGTCATAGGTGAATCCACATAATCATCAGTTGAAATTGTGTGACTTTGGCAGTGCAAAAGTCCTGGTATGATCCCTTGTATCAATTAGAGTAATCTTCACTCACATATGTTTTCATAAAAAAAGGTCACACATCTTTTATAAGCTATCTGAAATTCTTAAATTTACCTTGCCATGTCCATAGGTGAAAGGGGAACCAAATATTTCATATATCTGTTCTAGATACTACAGAGCCCCAGAACTCATATTTGGGGCTACAGAGTACACGACAGCTATTGATGTGTGGTCTGCTGGCTGTGTTCTTGCTGAACTACTTCTAGGGCAGGTAAGAAGTCAACCTAGTTGTCATCATACATTACCCAATTTCTTGAAGCAACTTCTCTGAATTATTTGCTGTTGGTTAGCCTGTTTTTCCTGGTGACAGTGGCGTCGACCAACTTGTTGAAATTATCAAGGTAACATCTGATTTAGTTTAGTGGAATATTATTCTATGtagtttcccccttttcttttaGCTCATGCAGGAGACTTACTGTACTTCATTCAGGTACTGGGTACTCCAACAAGGGAAGAAATCAAACATATGAATCCGAACTACACTGAGTTTAAGTTCCCCCAAATCAAAGCTCACCCATGGCACAAGGTAGGAGCCTTCACATTTATTTTGTTCCTCTTATTTTCAGAGTTAATGTCTCCTGCTtactatttataaattataatgtGTATTCTAATTATGCATACTTTCACCAGATCTTTCATAAAAGAATGCCATCTGAAGCTGTAGATCTTGTGTCTCGGCTTCTGCAGTACTCACCACACCTCCGGTGCAGTGCAGTAAGTATTAATGCATATATCAGGAAATCTCTTGTAAATGTTTCTATGTACTCATTTTacatcttcctttttttctcctcgCACCAGTTGGAGGTGTTAATTCATCCATTCTTCGATGAACTACGAGATCCAAATGCTCGCTTACCAAATGGCCGTACTCTTCCCCCACTATTCAATTTCAAGCCTCGTGGTAAGTTAAGATTTTTGTCAATGCCAGACCAACTGAAACACCCTGACAGCAATATCCTGATTTGCTAACTACTGAACTTGAACAGAGCTGAAAGGAGCATCAATGGAATTTCTTGTGAAGTTGGTTCCACAGCATGCTAAGAAGCAATGTGCCTTCTTAGGATTATGAGCAGACAGTTCATACACTAATCGGGTATTACGTTGGTCTACTTGGTTCCGTAGAACAGCATGGCCTGCAGTATTATTGAATGGGCCCTAATTTTGTTCTACGTGCACCCTGCTTGGGCATGCCTTCTACCATCATATTCTGTAAAGCAGATGAAGACATGGAGTGAGTGGTTATTGATTGGGGCTTGTATATTGGTCTGCCCTTGACTTGAGAACTTTATTCACTCTGCTGTATCAAGCAAGAAAGAACACGTATGTATGCTTGAGCCATATTTCATTCCAGAGCCTCTATCAGGTTTCACCGACCATCAGATTTAAGTCTTCCAGTCTGTAGGGCTAAGCCAAAAAAGTTCTATGTGTG
Proteins encoded in this window:
- the LOC127760321 gene encoding MDIS1-interacting receptor like kinase 2-like — its product is MAPKRPATWPNKVATLSLTHSAAFPLTPSSRRRRCGAARENGVIEAAEAAALPRPVPPRSSRCRPCAAAAARRIFLQTHADLRFFPAATTPRQAVLVISLCRICRRKKYKIHDAGDLQQENMFSVLNFDGGNAYEQIIEATENFSEKYCIGAGGYVSVYVAKLSNGKNFAVKKINATENGRLINEQMFYREIEATMQIRHKNIVKVFGYCCTARDKFIVYEYMKGGNLLTALKSYRSASELDWKRRLCIAQDVAHALSYLHHDCSDPIVHRDVTTKNILLDLEFRACLSDFGIAKILDADGSGHTRLAGTKGYLAPELAYTTKVTEKCDIYSFGVVVLELLMGSHPGDFVSSISCPSKKSTPMKDLLDTRLPPPEGEVASEIFGLITVAIQCLHPNPSTRPTMPSAIHLFSKFSRAVDLDYLHADIMEFCLL
- the LOC127779054 gene encoding shaggy-related protein kinase alpha-like isoform X2, encoding MTSVGLVDSSSGFPETSTSGATDRLTDDISEMSIRDKEVEAVVVSGNSMDIGHTIVTTVGGRNGQPKQTISYIAERAVGRGSFGVVFQAKCLETGERVAVKKVLQDARYKNRELQTMQVLDHPNVACLKHYFCSTTAKEELYLNLVLEYVPETVHRVIRHYNKMSQRMPLIYVKLYMYQICRALAYIHNCVGVCHRDIKPQNILVNPHNHQLKLCDFGSAKVLVKGEPNISYICSRYYRAPELIFGATEYTTAIDVWSAGCVLAELLLGQPVFPGDSGVDQLVEIIKVLGTPTREEIKHMNPNYTEFKFPQIKAHPWHKIFHKRMPSEAVDLVSRLLQYSPHLRCSALEVLIHPFFDELRDPNARLPNGRTLPPLFNFKPRELKGASMEFLVKLVPQHAKKQCAFLGL
- the LOC127779054 gene encoding shaggy-related protein kinase alpha-like isoform X1 codes for the protein MTSVGLVDSSSGFPETSTSGATDRLTDDISEMSIRDKEVEAVVVSGNSMDIGHTIVTTVGGRNGQPKQTISYIAERAVGRGSFGVVFQAKCLETGERVAVKKVLQDARYKNRELQTMQVLDHPNVACLKHYFCSTTAKEELYLNLVLEYVPETVHRVIRHYNKMSQRMPLIYVKLYMYQICRALAYIHNCVGVCHRDIKPQNILVNPHNHQLKLCDFGSAKVLVKGEPNISYICSRYYRAPELIFGATEYTTAIDVWSAGCVLAELLLGQPVFPGDSGVDQLVEIIKVLGTPTREEIKHMNPNYTEFKFPQIKAHPWHKIFHKRMPSEAVDLVSRLLQYSPHLRCSAVSINAYIRKSLVNVSMYSFYIFLFFSSHQLEVLIHPFFDELRDPNARLPNGRTLPPLFNFKPRELKGASMEFLVKLVPQHAKKQCAFLGL